A portion of the Scleropages formosus chromosome 13, fSclFor1.1, whole genome shotgun sequence genome contains these proteins:
- the LOC108928582 gene encoding uncharacterized protein LOC108928582, whose protein sequence is MVKLGTGINHLIITKIEWSDSAMYYCVTRSDYSIHFGAGTFLWIKGSKKQQFNTRTVVQQLVSDPVYPGDSVTLQCTVDRETCSGEHSVYWFRHGSGESLPGFIYTHGNRSDECEKSPEAGSPTHGCVYSLPKRNLSRSDAGIYYCAVLTCGDILFGNGTQLDIEENVVDPLVLGFGVSLTACVIVITLLIFVRKNKCNTCSGGQTRSLSQGVSNENSATGLSTYQACLNANKWTDCEEEMLHYAALHITNKKLPKSDRKKRDMKQESVYSDVTCRD, encoded by the exons ATGGTGAAATTAGGCACTGGAATCAATCATTTAATAATCACAAAGATAGAATGGTCAGATTCAGCAATGTATTATTGTGTAACACGGAGCGATTATTCAATTCACTTTGGAGCTGGAACCTTTCTATGGATAAAAG ggTCTAAGAAACAGCAGTTCAACACCaggactgtggtgcagcagttggTGTCTGACCCAGTGTACCCAGGAGACTCGGTGactctgcagtgtacagtagacCGTGAGACCTGTTCAGGAGAACATAGTGTTTACTGGTTCAGACACGGCTCCGGAGAATCCCTTCCAGGATTCATTTACACCCATGGAAACAGGAGTgatgagtgtgagaagagccctgAGGCTGGATCTCCTACACACGGCTGTGTCTACAGCCTCCCCAAGAGGAACCTCAGTCGCTCTGATGCTGGGATTTACTACTGTGCTGTGCTCACATGTGGGGACATACTGTTTGGAAATGGGACACAGCTGGACATTGAAG AAAATGTTGTAGATCCTTTGGTTCTGGGCTTCGGAGTGTCGCTCACTGCCTGTGTTATTGTGATTACTTTGCTCATCTTCGTtagaaagaataaatgcaacacTTGTTCGG GTGGCCAAACAAGGAGTCTGTCTCAGGGAGTCAGCAATGAAAACTCAGCAACAGGACTCTCCACTTATCAGGCATGCCTGAATGCGAACAAATGGACA GATTGTGAAGAAGAAATGTTGCATTATGCTGCTTTGCATATCACTAACAAGAAGCTTCCAAAGAGCGATAGAAAGAAGAGAGACATGAAGCAGGAGAGCGTGTACTCAGATGTGACATGCAGAGACTGA
- the LOC108928583 gene encoding uncharacterized protein LOC108928583 encodes MMRLCVTFTLLSNVFLTETNNLVQPSALLEVHLGDNVTLECSFPEEETNYIHYMYWFKFIIGQTPQLIAASHKYTEEATLSENFNSGRFKVKLGTGINHLIISRTESSDSAMYYCATRSDYTIQFGPGTLLRIKGSKKQQSSSRTVVQQVVSDPVHPGDSVTLQCTVDSDTCAGEHSVYWFRHGSGESLPGLIYTHGNRSDECEKSPEAGSPTHSCVYSLPKRNLSRSDAGIYYCAVVTCGDILFGDGTQLEFQGPFFDKCAK; translated from the exons ATGATGAGACTCTGTGTAACTTTCACACTTCTCAGTAATGTGT tTTTGACAGAAACTAATAATCTTGTTCAACCAAGTGCTTTGTTAGAAGTTCACCTTGGGGACAATGTGACGTTGGAATGTTCATTTCCTGAAGAAGAAACTAATTACATTCATTATATGTATTGGTTCAAATTTATTATTGGACAGACACCTCAACTTATAGCAGCATCGCATAAATATACGGAAGAAGCTACATTGTCCGAAAATTTTAATTCTGGACGTTTCAAAGTAAAGTTGGGCACAGGAATCAATCATTTGATAATCTCAAGGACAGAATCATCTGATTCAGCAATGTATTATTGTGCAACAAGGTCAGATTATACAATACAATTTGGACCTGGAACCTTGCTAAGGATAAAGG GCTCTAAGAAACAGCAGTCcagcagcaggactgtggtgcagcaggtggtgtcagACCCAGTGCATCCAGGAGACTCGGTGactctgcagtgtacagtagacaGTGACACCTGTGCAGGagaacacagtgtttactggttcAGACACGGCTCAGGAGAATCCCTTCCGGGACTCATTTACACCCATGGAAACAGGAGCgatgagtgtgagaagagccctgAGGCTGGGTCTcctacacacagctgtgtctaCAGCCTCCCCAAGAGGAACCTCAGCCGCTCTGATGCTGGGATTTACTACTGTGCTGTGGTCACATGTGGGGACATACTGTTTGGAGATGGGACACAGCTGGAATTTCAAGGTCCTTTTTTTGATAAATGTGCTAAATGA